Proteins from one Salvelinus sp. IW2-2015 linkage group LG32, ASM291031v2, whole genome shotgun sequence genomic window:
- the LOC111956473 gene encoding unconventional myosin-IXb: MLFDDALVLQQIRYTGMLETVRIRKSGYNAKFTFKEFLERFKVLLPKEATTAPKDIANLLQTVGLGQSTYQIGKTKVFLKERERQHLQDTLNKEVMRHIVILQRWFRACLIRRHFLCKKDAAIRIQRCWLAFRADNRYLAATVIQAAWRGSQERTDYLRMRNSVKKMQALIRNRQGPNSTKAEGEKPTTPSQLPAKTQSKHQYQTQHQRSLERTELRRRQHSEEHGPNRSPETSPEVNGQKAAQRNTETEKREGRGSPPPLNRPLSFPLDAKAGRDGEGESTRPSHHTGSLKGCSTLEDSKERAEGWNVSRREGGHQEDSRHEVQRPRNMEGLLRCGTPVRSSAANSQSVTRTDKLNSGSVSDSSPFAIEFPKSFDISTDGASFSLPHESITRRDSSQSQPTTPDRLGFFSKFRRKRPTKNSQINAYGMVTNENAPSGKGATSTSSLSTGRRGNNSEGHGNATIRISRATRVSEQWNASLEREITNTDEIRHLDEFLGNQVNDLRPGWLKKLRLKSMLDSPLGHMFSTYQVNIRQSCDLCGFYIWGMEKAYMCSACKLICHKKCLSKIITDCSTRCARLDDGRPGCLHFGVQVCVLTSKTYPIPMVLLMMLEHVEMNGLYTEGLYRKSGSASHARELHQLLETNPETATLENYSIHTMTGLVKRWLRELPDPLLTYRLYKDFLHAVELPEQSERLRAVYQKLDELPSANFKTLERLVFHLVRVAKEEEHNRMSANSLAIVFAPCILRSQDTTDPFLVLKDVSKTTTCVEILISEQFRRYTEKMQDITELEYAEALAVNQLKLKRQNTISEKPSSEPDAPHMDNLDLLDIDMESERTLIERIKSIKQEKEELACRLPELEQENSDNDNLDSESSISSESLDSEGRVNLLWRSQRKECPPKPPDLAQRTTTATGHDQARWIEPPAYNKTRSRNFSELDIPFIDEEED; this comes from the exons ATGCTGTTTGACGACGCTCTAGTTTTACAGCAGATTAGGTACACGGGTATGTTGGAGACGGTACGCATCAGGAAGTCTGGCTACAACGCCAAGTTCACCTTCAAG GAGTTCCTAGAGAGGTTTAAGGTGTTGCTGCCTAAAGAAGCCACCACGGCACCGAAGGACATAGCTAACCTGCTGCAGACGGTGGGCCTGGGACAGAGCACATACCAGATTGGGAAAACTAAG GTGTTcctaaaggagagggagaggcagcaTCTGCAGGACACCCTGAACAAGGAAGTAATGCGTCACATCGTCATCCTCCAGCGTTGGTTCAGGGCCTGTCTGATCAGGAGGCACTTCCTCTGCAAGAAAGATGCTGCCATCCGAATACAG CGATGTTGGCTGGCGTTCCGAGCGGACAACAGGTACCTTGCGGCCACAGTGATCCAGGCGGCATGGAGAGGTTCTCAGGAGAGGACAGACTACTTGAGAATGAGGAACAGCGTCAAGAAAATGCAGGCACTGATCAGGAACAGACAAGGTCCAAACAG CACCAAGGCTGAGGGAGAGAAGCCCACCACGCCTTCTCAGCTCCCTGCCAAAACGCAGTCCAAGCATCAGTACCAAACCCAGCACCAGAGAAGCCTGGAGAGGACGGAGCTGAGGAGGAGGCAGCACAGTGAGGAACACGGTCCCAACAGAAGCCCCGAGACGAGCCCAGAAGTCAATGGACAGAAGGCCGCCCAGAGGAACacagagacggagaagagagagggaagaggctctccacctcccctcaacAGACCTCTCTCCTTCCCGCTAGACGCCAAGGCTGGCAG ggatggagagggagagtcaACCAGACCCTCCCACCACACAGGCTCACTGAAGGGCTGCTCCACCTTGGAGGACAGTAAGGAGCGTGCTGAGGGATGGAATgtgagcaggagggagggaggacaccaGGAAGACTCCCGCCATGAGGTCCAGCGCCCCAGGAATATGGAGGGGTTGCTGCG gtgtggaacCCCGGTGAGGTCGTCTGCTGCAAACAGCCAatctgtgacaaggaccgacaAGTT GAACTCTGGGTCGGTGTCAGACAGCTCTCCCTTCGCCATTGAG TTTCCGAAATCTTTTGATATTTCCACGGACGGGGCTAGTTTCAGCCTCCCACATGAGAGCATAACCCGCAGAGACTCCAGCCAATCCCAGCCGACCACTCCTGATAG GCTTGGCTTCTTCAGTAAGTTTCGGAGGAAACGGCCGACTAAAAACTCACAGATAAATGCGTACGGGATGGTGACCAATGAGAATGCACCATCTGGGAAAGGAG ccacctctacctcctccctgtccACTGGACGGCGTGGTAACAACAGTGAAGGGCATGGTAACGCCACCATCAGGATCAGCCGAGCCACGCGGGTCTCCGAGCAGTGGAATGCTTCTCTGGAACGGGAGATCACCAACACCGACGAGATCCGACACCTGGATGAGTTCCTGGGGAACCAG GTAAACGATCTGAGACCAGGGTGGCTAAAGAAGCT CCGGTTGAAGTCTATG CTCGACAGCCCTTTAGGTCACATGTTTAGTACGTACCAGGTCAACATCAGGCAGTCCTGTGACCTGTGTGGTTTCTACATCTGGGGCATGGAGAAGGCCTACATGTGCAGCG CTTGCAAATTGATATGTCACAAGAAATGCCTTTCCAAAATCATCACCGACTGCTCAACTCGATGTGCCAGGCTG GACGATGGGAGACCTGGCTGTCTGCACTTTGGGGTGCAGGTGTGTGTACTGACCAGTAAGACATACCCGATCCCCATGGTACTTCTGATGATGCTGGAGCATGTTGAGATGAATGGCCTGTACACAGAGGGCCTCTACCGTAAATCTGGTTCTGCCTCGCACGCCAGGGAATTACACCAACTACTGGAGACAA acCCTGAGACGGCGACTCTGGAGAACTACTCCATCCACACGATGACTGGCCTGGTGAAACGCTGGCTCAGAGAGCTGCCTGACCCCCTCCTTACTTACCGCCTCTACAAGGACTTCCTTCACGCCGTCG AGTTGCCAGAGCAATCTGAGCGGCTTCGTGCGGTCTACCAGAAACTGGACGAGCTTCCCTCCGCTAACTTCAAAACACTGGAGAGATTGgtctttcacctggtcag AGTGGCAAAGGAGGAAGAACACAACAGGATGTCAGCAAACTCCCTGGCCATAGTGTTTGCCCCCTGCATCCTGCGATCCCAAGACACCACTGACCCCTTCCTAGTCTTGAAGGACGTCTCCAAGACAACCAC gtGTGTGGAGATCCTGATCTCGGAACAGTTCAGACGGTACACTGAGAAGATGCAGGATATCACCGAGCTGGAATACGCTGAGGCCCTGGCCGTCAACCAGCTCAAACTCAAGAGACAGAACACT aTCTCAGAGAAACCTTCATCGGAGCCGGACGCCCCTCACATGGACAACCTTGACCTGTTGGATATAGACATGGAATCAGAGAGGACCCTCATCGAAAGGATCAAATCCATCAAGCAGGAGAA GGAGGAGCTGGCATGCAGGTTGCCAGAGCTGGAGCAGGAGAACTCCGACAACGACAATCTGGACTCTGAGTCATCAATCAGCTCAGAGAGCCTGGACTCAGAAG